AGCAAGCTCAACAAAATTGGAGATAAAATGCATCAAAATCCAGAAAGTACCTGAAGAACTTCTTTTTCTCGTGAAGCCTTCCAAGACCTAAACTGTTcagaatcttgcttcattttatgTTGCAATTGAACCTATTTAATCAATCCAATAAAAATTAGCATTCAATTTATTTGGAATATATTTGTGCAGCTTACATGTATCGGAAACAGACCTTTTGAGACTTTATCCTCTGAATTTCTTCCTGTAACCTTTTAGATGCTTCATCACTCTTCTGCTTTTGCCTCAGCAACTGAGCTTGTGCCTCTTGCTTCTTCTTCAACTCAGATACCTTCATATGTTATTTAGATTGACGCATAAGTAACTGAATGAACCGCTCACAAGTAATCTACCAACAGCAAACCTGAGTTTCAAGCATGTTCAGTTTTTGAATATAGTCTGCCTTCAGCTTTTCAGCACTCTCATCAGAAGTATATGACAGACTTGAAAGGTTGAACCGAAGATCTTCAATCTCCTTCTGCGATTACAAAAAGTGTATGAAAAGGCATGATAAAAGCCACcaagtaaaaaataaaattttaccatCAATAATTTCTTTTCCTGCTCCAGCTCCAATAATTTCTTCTCATAATGTTGTTTAAGAAATGCTGTATCAGATTTTGCAAATTGCTTCATTTCCGCcttcaatgagaaaaaaaaaaggctaacAGGCATGAGAACTTTACCCGTCCTAACAATCTTTTAGAAGCAAGAATCAGAACTAGAGATTGTCAAGAATACTTGAACCAAGGTACTCACAGAAGTTGCGAATACATTACAACGTTAGTAAACTAGATTTGGAACATAAAAGATACAGAAACCTTGACTCTGCTGGCTATGATCATCCATTCACTTAAAGTAAAAAacttgagatatataaaaaaaaagttactttTCCTCATAATCTAATGTAAATATTGCATTCAAAATAATTAACAATAAGAATAGAGATTTATTTCTCAGATTCTTCATAATACTAAGTCTTCCTGCACATATGATGTTTGAAAAATGTATGTTTAGCAGCTAAATTGTAGGACTTAAAAGAACATTGTGAAGTCCATCATAATAATTACACAATCATCAACATTGGCATCATCAAATTACGTACCTCCTTTTGTTCCAGCCGTTTGTCCAACTCCCGAAGCTCCTTATCAATTTGATCTTGTAACATGGAGTGTTCCCTCTCTTTTTCATCTTCTTCCACTTCCACTGCAGCATTTGTGACAGAGAAAATTAACTATGCTGAAATCCTAGACTTAGAGTAAATGATATGAGCAAAAACATATTTTGGTAGAAACAACATTATTCTTCTATACCTAATATTCCATTTTAGTCATAAAAAGTAGttccatgaattttttttttatacaaatgCAATTGCACAACCAGTCCACCAGGTAGcagtaaatataaataaaacaaaatatataATGCCAGTCCAGGTATAGAACTGAACTGCTTCTTCGACAAATAATTCTGGCATTCTTATGCATCAGCAAATGGTATAAAAAATAACAATAGTATTTTTGTCGTAGGAAAATTGAATTTCAAACACATCTAAAAGACTAAAACAAAGATCCAATCATTTTAACATCACCCACAAGCTTGTCAAAGTATTCCCTCTCCATCAGATAACTCGTAGAAATATCTAAGGGATgaagctctttactagaaagatTCAGAATGATCTTTAATCCATCATTTATCCAATACTCGGAAATCTTGTTCATTAGACTGCATTGATGTCAACATATGCATATAAAGTACAGTCATATGACCACATCACATAGGGCTTTTATGGCCTCTATATGGGGTTTGGCTTCATATTGCCATCCTATGAGGGACCACATATATGGTCACATATGTCTATGGAGCCACCTACATGATCTGGTAAGACTGCATATACAGCCACAACATATTCACATATAGGTATACTGCTATGCCAGATATGCAGTCCATGTATGCAAGAATATGCAGCCATCATATGTGCTATACATTTTTTTCACTAGTGCTATTAATACTTCTGCTTAATAAAAATTGCATTACCTGTTAATATTATCTTAGAAGTATCGAACATGTTCATTATAATACTGCAATCTCATATATTTTTGTGTCTACCTTACAACTTATCACTCAATGTCATTCCGCATTTTAATCACATACACCTTTGATTATCTTTTCTTGAATGATTTAAAATCTACTGTATATGCTTCTACATATCCACCTACATACCACATTTTCACAATGCAGTACCTTGATCACCTGCATACCACTTTTTAAATCAATGCATCTATACCtcattttaaagaaaaaaaaatgtatagTACAATTGGACAGATTAAATAAACAGTGTTTAATAACACAAGGAACATCAGCGGCAAACAATTAGAGAACCATGCTAAAAGTTTATTTGTTGGAACCTGATGTTACCGTGTTTAACATGTAAAAATCTGATGAGGATGGTATTCAGCTACTTAACTGGAAAAATCAAGAGTCCTCTCAATGCAACCTGAGGCCATATCAACCAAAGCAGGgcaattcatcaaataatttccACAAGGACGAGAAGAACTTCGAACCCGTAGTAACTCTGCTTCCAACTCTTGAATCTTTTTTATATAACCATTTGTAAGATCTAAGTCCTGTTCAAACACATTTTGCATTAATTTAAGCAGGATGTCGAACATTTAACAATATAATCACTAGAAACTTTCATTGTGGACCTTAATTTTTTCCATTTCATCAATCTCATCCCAGGACGTTCCACTACGGGCTGATTCGATCTTCAAAATCAACTTATCTTTTTCCACCTGATCAAATGATGTGCATTTCCATGAGATAACAGAATACAAGCACCTCAACTTATAAACTGAAGACGCAACAGATCAGTATCTGCTGTGTATGTCTCAATATTATGATATCCTACTGAAAGAGTTCAATTTCAATTTCCAGATAGCataatatttgtttgaacatgcAACTTGAAAAACCTTGAGCATTCATTGATATTATAAAATCTATCACAATTGCAGTCATAGGTTTCACAATCCTAATTTCACAATTTTTTATAACTACAAATGTAATAAATCGAATCCACTGGTCACCTGTGCATCAAAAGCACATTGTTTTAAGTGCTCACAGATATCTTGGCGCTCCTTTAGCTCCTGGCGGAGATCAGCATTGCTTGCTTCAAGCAATGATATTTTATGCCGGAGAACCTAAAAGAGATCATTATTATTTCTATGGACAATTAGGCAGTATCAATAAGATTTTGTACCTGAAGTTCCTCAAAAGGCGCACCTCCACCACGACAAAACTGTAATTCGGCCTGCAATTGCTCTAATTGACTACGCATTCTTTGCATCTCAGCAGCCACTGGGTCACGGTTTATCTATAATTTGATAAatgcagtgaattattatttccagtGACTATGCAGTTTAAATTGACAAATTTTTTACGCTTATGAGGAAGCATACCACTGCTTTGTTCTGGATATTGCGTGCACGATTGGCATATTTAAGAGTATTAATGGTCTCTTCTGCATTTGAATCAGCAGGGCTAATGCAAGCTATCCACAGATATAATTAACGGCAGATCAGATGCAAAGGAACACAAAAAAAACTTTAACCGAAAAGGAAAAGGACAATTTGGATACTCACCTATCATAACTGTTTTGCTATTACCACCAAGAGAATCCTACAGATCAGCGACCAATAAGAACCCACAAGAAGGCTTTCATAGACACGCATTAATACACACATTCATATATCCTAAATGAAAACTTGGATAATGAGTATCAATATCTCAACTTGAAAGTTGGAACATCATAGACTCCTAAGCTTATTGAAGCCTGTTCACTGGTATGCTTGATGTTAACTTTAGCAAACATAATGAAGATGATAAATCTTAAACAAAGACAAGCAACTGTCATGTCATCTACTGTTTCCCAGTGTTCAACTATAGGTGAAGTAGAACAAATCATGAAACAGAGCCACAACTATATAAATACAAAAAAAGTCCACATACTAATAGAAGTAATTTTATTCTACTTTCTAAGGTTCAATCATCATAGCCGCCCAGAGTTCGCAAAGCATTCCAACTGATTACCATAATTTCTTTAAACAGCTCCCACAATTTATTCAAGACTAGGGCAAAATCTAGATTAATATGACTATTTTCCAAAACTAATATACGAGAAAGGTCGTTGAGAAACCATGAACTATTCCAAAGCCAGAATCCCTCACTCAACAAAAATATCATTCACCTAGTAGTCACTGAAGAAGGAAAACAAAAGGCTAAAGTTTCATGCCTGCAAGAGACGAGTCAACTTGCTATCACGATATGGGACATGTCCCCCATCTTTTCGCTTTTTCTCATCTCCAAGTGCACTGATAACGTTGCCAAGAGCTAACAAACCCCTATTAATGTGTATGCCTGTGTAGGATGTTACATAGTTAATCACCCACAACCATTGgctaaaaattaaaatgaaaaatcATCAGCAAAGAGTAATTTTCCATCACCTTCTTTCAGTCGGATTCCATCAGCTCCAGTTCGTTTTGCTCGTTCAGAACCAGCAAGATCCACTAGGTGAAACTTTGCAAACAATATGTCCTCCCCAGCTACTTCATTGTTACCCATCCCACTACAAGATCCATTATTGGCTTTCTTTTGCTCCACATATATTGTGAAAATGGCATGTGAACGACTACATAACAGAAACACAGCAAAaggaaaattaatataaaattgtATACAAAACAAATAGGAGCAATAGGATAAAGATTTCAACATAAATCCATAAGGAACACAATGTCCCTAATAACCAACCAGGTCCTCGATGAGCTTACGACTACATGAGAAGTTCAAgataaatgtatgtatgtatatatgtagttTAATCACTTCCATACATTCAGCCACGAATTTCCTATTATTTTATTCCTGATAAGGTATCATAAGATGAACAACTATTGATGTGCTAGTCCAAATGGCACCATGTATTATGGAATTACATTATAATGATTGGCTCTTGAATAAAAGTAGTAATTTCTAGAAAAAATTTCTTATGCTATTGGGTATCTTATAAAACATCAAGATGAATGTTAGCAAGCAATGTTGAAATGATATGTTAAAATCATCTTACAACATGCGAAGCTTAGATGAGAATCTCAAAAGGTAGGACCTCTAAACAAAGCACACAACAATATGAAGTCATCCTCCTCATAATGTTCTACTGCTAATTCATTGCATCAAGCATAAAATTGCCACCACAAGTTGACAAAGAAGCATGAACCATGCATAGATGACGAAGGAAAAAATCATCACCCTATTTACAAATTTCAGATGGATTAATGGAAATCCTATGAAGTTGTACATGACTAGATTCACCAAAGCAATGCTTAAGTCAATTATTATAGTTCTTGACAGTATATAGATTTTGTCAACCAAGAGGTAAGACAAACTATACAGCATTGCTTCGAAAATCatctgatatttaaatttttaaaaaatgcaTATTGGATGTGTCAACTAATATTTACAAATTGGTATTAAGTATGGATTGTTGTACCAAGCATACTGTATCGGCTGACCCGTATGCCATTATGGTGGGTCTTGTACCATCCCAATGGTGCACTGATACAATTTTGGCAATATTACTGGCTTGTACCAGCCAGTACAGTCTCATGCATAACACAAGTCCAACCAAGAATGGTCTGACTGatacatgaaatggaaatgattGGTCATAAAGTTGTTTAATAAAATCCAACCTTGATTGATTATTCATATTTGTACTTCCGGTTGCACGGCAAATGGACCCACGAGTTAGATAAGATGCCATCTCCTCCTTCGACTTCACTTCAGCTTCAGTAACACCAGCAAGGGTTATCCCACCATTTGCTGTCTCTCTAATTTGTATCGGAGCTCTAGGCACTGCTGGTTTGACTACAGAAGTACCATCAGTTCGAGATTGTGGATCTAACAAATCAAAGACTTCCTCCTTAAATATCTGCAtagtgaaaaataaaattttagaaaataattcGGTGAGAAGACTAATCAGGCATCTTCCCTATTTGAAGAAAGCACTGCAAATGAGGTGCAACAGGTCACAATATTACATGAAACCAAATAAACCAATACTGTTTTTTGTTCGTAATTGGTAGACAAATCATGGCTGAGACTGGTGCAAGGTCAAGTTAACCAATACATGGAGGAGAAATCAAATGGTGAAAGAAAAGGACCAACACTGACATACCTCAATAAAAGATACTCGAACTAAAAATTCTGTTGTGTCCTTCATGGCATCAATCTTTCTAAATATCATGTCCATTACTTCTGGTATAATACCCCCACTATCACCTTCGCCTGTATAGTTAGTTCCCATTGTGTAGGTCTTGCCTGAACCTGTCTGTAGACAAAACAATCAAATCACATGTTAGAACAAGGTGAAGAAACATCAAAAATGGATCAAAAGTGAAATTAGATATATAACAAACTACCTGTCCATATGCAAAAATGGTGGCGTTATATCCATGAAATAGTGCATCAATCAAAGGTAGAACACACTCTTCAAAAATGGAGGAATAGAGAGATCCTGAACTCCCATAAACATGATCGAATGTAAATGCATGTGCTCCTATATGAACCTGTATGTTGCACATAGTAGGATCAGCAGTTATTGATGTTATCATGAAACTTGATCATACAATCCTAAAGAAGCTCTGCTGCTAGGATtaaaaattaggattagaatCAGCGCCAGTTAAAACCACCTCTACCTAGTGGAAAAGGTGAAACCTTTATCGGAAGTGTAGCACAGACCAACTAAAAAGAACATAGAGGGAGGAGGACCACCATTAGAAAACCACAAAATATTCTGGAAATACAGCGGTCTATCACAAAGCTACTTATTCACCACTAGAACTTGGGGAAAAAAACACATCCTTCATATTTTTCTCAGGCAATgacacaaacaaacaaaaaaaacaatAGAACTTTTCTCTCGCAAGGACGTAAAGTTCATGGTTTGCGAAATCAAGACCTGGGGTTCCCCAGGAACGACGGTGACGCAATCGGTGCAGCCCATGAGGAGCTCCGTGGTGACGAGCGGCCGGACGTTGACGGCTACCTTGACGCAGTCCTTGTGCAACGCCTTGGCCTCCTCCGAGCTCTCCATCATTGGCAGGATCACGAGCCAAGAAACCTCGAACACCTACGAGCGAAGAGGCAGGATATCAGACCAGAAGAGGAACCACAGGGACGAAAACGTTAGGGGTTGATCGTCACCTTCGAAGGAGTGGGAGAAGAGGGGGAATGAGACTGGGAATTAGGGCTTCGCGTGTTCGCCCCTCTTCACTTCCCGACCGGAATGTAAGAGCGAACGCTTAACGAATTCGAAAATTAGGACCGGAACGGGCGGCAGGTCAGTCGTCGGTCTCCATTTAGTTCGTGTTCGAAGGAACCAAATGACGATAATACCCCTAATACGAATTAATATTTAATTGGCGTTTTCCCACTAAATGCAAATTCAAATGAGATGAAATTATCTCAATGCCCGTCGAATGAGGATTTGCTTATTTGCATGCTTGAGGGCGGAATGGTAATTTGAAAAATCATGTGTTATTCTTTaaactaataaattattttttaggtTCTTCACATCAAATCGATAGAGGAATTATTAATAGGAAGGTATTGAAGAACATAAGGAGGAGAATTCTAAAAACAAAGTATGTTGCTCATATGTTTTGTCATTAaaactaaataaaatataatccCATAGTAgttatcatcatttattttattgcttgttttgaaatataaaagcaaaaaataaaaaactcttTGCATTATCCATACGCGAAAATTCTAGTTTCATCCATCATGCCAAAATAGATCCTGacaaattttcaagaaatttCTATGCATGTAGATACTTTGTTCACTGTTTTTTAATACTCCAGCATGTTGTTTTATGAGTGCAATGGATAGTGGGAGGTGGAGTCTGCAAATTCTGGTTCTCATGAATCACATACCTTTTTTTATA
This genomic stretch from Musa acuminata AAA Group cultivar baxijiao chromosome BXJ3-9, Cavendish_Baxijiao_AAA, whole genome shotgun sequence harbors:
- the LOC135649332 gene encoding kinesin-like protein KIN-4C, translating into MMESSEEAKALHKDCVKVAVNVRPLVTTELLMGCTDCVTVVPGEPQVHIGAHAFTFDHVYGSSGSLYSSIFEECVLPLIDALFHGYNATIFAYGQTGSGKTYTMGTNYTGEGDSGGIIPEVMDMIFRKIDAMKDTTEFLVRVSFIEIFKEEVFDLLDPQSRTDGTSVVKPAVPRAPIQIRETANGGITLAGVTEAEVKSKEEMASYLTRGSICRATGSTNMNNQSSRSHAIFTIYVEQKKANNGSCSGMGNNEVAGEDILFAKFHLVDLAGSERAKRTGADGIRLKEGIHINRGLLALGNVISALGDEKKRKDGGHVPYRDSKLTRLLQDSLGGNSKTVMIACISPADSNAEETINTLKYANRARNIQNKAVINRDPVAAEMQRMRSQLEQLQAELQFCRGGGAPFEELQVLRHKISLLEASNADLRQELKERQDICEHLKQCAFDAQVEKDKLILKIESARSGTSWDEIDEMEKIKDLDLTNGYIKKIQELEAELLRVRSSSRPCGNYLMNCPALVDMASGCIERTLDFSMEVEEDEKEREHSMLQDQIDKELRELDKRLEQKEAEMKQFAKSDTAFLKQHYEKKLLELEQEKKLLMKEIEDLRFNLSSLSYTSDESAEKLKADYIQKLNMLETQVSELKKKQEAQAQLLRQKQKSDEASKRLQEEIQRIKSQKVQLQHKMKQDSEQFRSWKASREKEVLQLKKEGRRNEYEMHKLLALNQRQKMVLQRKTEEAALATKRLKELLEVKKSSREASATGNANGPGIQALVHAIEHELEVTLRVHEVRSEYDRQMQERAAMAKEVSRLKEESEMLKRKIISESPQTMSPSARNSRILALETMLKTSSGALVSMASQLSEAEERERVFSGRGRWNQVRSLAEAKNLMNYLFNLASSSRCHLHDKEVKCREQDSEITELKNKLVALNISKRQLEEQLMEARNQNLQRLTAKRRNEDPAGSSGTDICVYEEDGPSNAMHKDPRETQCSSQGVDNLDDMDTSESDMSDVFKSDDEASEESHSDLNDEDWVQSGKKNIKKRFRNHQNGKSTTEESHTVENLLSEVPNEKGRIEVEKDGLDHCCSCSKGSSCKTMRCECLALGSGCSTNCGCIPSKCTNRKGGLINTDMDEITNSEAAGSGGSHSSLDHADDVNRKLVSEGTMLLQSALSKKTVENDVQPRKPLSNIGNTAMNRNAMKPGRRRKWRKSTFQLVPTGPSPPSMLQNNEATTIREDVPLRLPRAMDSMALDNNPPFVDRNSIRADESVSTNKEIRGLISQGLRKKASKEKENHMI